Proteins from a single region of Murdochiella vaginalis:
- a CDS encoding Cna B-type domain-containing protein, which yields MKRHRQRLLSIFLSLVFFLQAIFSIGGGVLADNPKPQNLPFEGKTVAEEGNVLTKTGEPGSGVEITRKEAGSPLKVILRVVHVTDQDTLDDQTKFDVGESIKAAMDITVSGSGEKINNPWAMIQVPKKKSIEKPMKIDSKNAYQSLFIEDEDNWYILYKFTEFTGGSRFTFPFPFSFKESANDGDTVTVKASILDASNVTDPENDDPKTSLENALLCSSLYSATQTYKARKVLAKYDGTWLWARDGRLDASQDKTLYHYNVQRNEGEKTTSEQGFPFSLVASATIDHTKYSGKYVLEKAKNLSFTMSLPEGLEPDIASMEKIAYYVNPSFDKANKRLTFQVNNPEAGGAWAWRNNLSGITFDVPFLAKSMAFNKEYEVTMTCVVNAGEENRQLPESSTRFIFHPIEFKSTGDLIVFKDNLTGKQNDPFPYFLTEGHYTIVNDRIYDRSGRDMTDLGMTYTLKVYNRNNGSTMMNPEGGQASTITCIRDILLDDEGKDNRLYYKSFTLQRIAFVGWPGVTYSEDQQKQRVEDLMTSFTKTPNTLYGVKRDGTEVVLAKNVKYQETVTIDDRAGEYYQLNLKFDQPITLDNALLEFYTQAFPTQKEREYFKNGTYADWNQYTGSGSVYNTPSGEPMIKPIARDNRQWGYTYLGPIQPIMSFYGAKNRVLTYNVQGSNVNLPVNVSANYDIFGANWGPWIDKPIKNTKILVLLPPEFHYGNKTSLADYASKNIGEPTVIANYKNTGREALLYSIPDFYPKKEGVVSSGSLMLMPTVTATPYAKNGMNTVDYYLIYENNDVIKPQLPAMGYTDVLDLDEDGDTQEQFMSQRSTIDYIPPSELLVTKQAGIDPQSLTTFATVDMGQAFFYNIKIFNNTYADCFSASALDVLPYIGDHSIAADKDGQYPARDSEYPIQLAGFLEDLPENSEAMKKFAVTYQLAEQGENLESVRDGEWFTKEEVLNQGKMASDIKSFCLQLKKGEKIPARTELNVLVPALLPMNPSLSDGALTVNTCALSTDNILYAEANKVNVTFSTYQVSWIVFDDNNENGLRDKDENGVANRTVELIDKKTGDVALDENDQPYRVQTDANGKYTFKVYRRGEYSVRFIKRNSDVFMDKQTQDNDVKTINDNVGTTAEKTLNPLMKHAVFNAAILDKGVEIPVTKFWKDSHGKDMVKPPVQEVIVQLLQNGVPMPGKTLTLKAEENWMGKFPSMERTDAVGKAYTYSVQEVGVNENDQIRLNGKRFMVSITGTVEDGFIVTNTEKTFRPWKPSDNSENATSSSDVSEQPGFSENPVESSVSPTNESAKKTHKAKNNKAPKTGEITLLMALCGMGIVSIAAYATLKKRGRE from the coding sequence ATGAAACGTCATCGCCAACGTCTTTTGTCTATTTTTCTTTCCTTGGTTTTCTTTTTGCAGGCCATTTTTTCAATTGGTGGAGGGGTGTTAGCGGATAATCCGAAACCGCAAAATCTGCCCTTTGAGGGAAAGACTGTAGCAGAAGAAGGAAACGTATTAACGAAGACCGGTGAGCCTGGCTCCGGTGTGGAAATAACCAGAAAGGAAGCGGGTTCTCCATTAAAGGTCATTTTGCGTGTTGTTCACGTTACGGATCAGGATACGCTTGATGACCAGACGAAATTCGATGTTGGGGAATCGATTAAAGCTGCTATGGATATCACGGTTTCCGGCTCAGGGGAAAAGATAAATAATCCGTGGGCCATGATTCAGGTGCCAAAAAAGAAGTCGATTGAAAAACCGATGAAGATCGATTCAAAAAACGCCTATCAGTCTCTTTTCATCGAAGATGAAGACAACTGGTATATCCTCTATAAGTTTACAGAATTCACCGGTGGTAGCCGTTTTACGTTTCCGTTTCCTTTTTCCTTTAAAGAAAGTGCGAATGACGGCGACACCGTTACGGTCAAAGCATCCATTCTTGACGCTTCTAACGTTACCGATCCGGAAAATGACGATCCAAAAACCTCTCTAGAGAATGCCCTTTTATGTTCATCGTTATATTCTGCAACACAAACGTATAAAGCGCGCAAAGTCCTCGCAAAGTATGATGGAACATGGTTGTGGGCAAGAGATGGGCGTCTTGATGCGAGTCAAGACAAAACGCTATATCACTATAACGTGCAGCGTAATGAAGGGGAAAAGACAACGAGTGAGCAAGGTTTTCCCTTTTCTCTTGTCGCTTCGGCAACGATTGATCATACGAAGTATTCGGGGAAATATGTATTAGAAAAAGCGAAGAATCTTTCCTTTACGATGTCTCTTCCCGAGGGATTGGAACCGGATATCGCATCCATGGAAAAGATTGCGTATTACGTTAATCCTTCTTTCGATAAAGCGAACAAACGTCTAACCTTCCAAGTGAATAATCCCGAGGCAGGGGGAGCATGGGCATGGCGAAATAATCTCTCCGGCATCACTTTTGATGTTCCTTTTCTCGCAAAAAGCATGGCCTTTAATAAAGAATATGAAGTGACGATGACGTGTGTAGTCAATGCAGGAGAGGAGAATAGACAGCTACCGGAGTCATCCACTCGGTTTATCTTTCATCCCATCGAGTTCAAGTCTACGGGGGATCTCATAGTTTTCAAAGACAATCTCACGGGCAAACAAAATGACCCTTTTCCTTATTTTTTAACGGAAGGACATTATACCATTGTTAACGATCGTATTTATGATCGTAGCGGGCGGGATATGACCGATCTTGGGATGACCTATACGTTAAAAGTATATAATCGGAATAACGGATCGACGATGATGAATCCTGAAGGAGGACAGGCATCAACGATTACGTGTATACGCGATATTCTTCTGGATGATGAAGGAAAGGACAACCGTCTGTATTATAAGTCATTTACCTTGCAACGCATTGCTTTTGTTGGCTGGCCGGGCGTTACGTATAGCGAAGACCAACAGAAGCAAAGAGTGGAAGATTTAATGACCTCCTTTACCAAAACGCCGAACACGCTCTATGGCGTCAAACGCGATGGCACCGAAGTGGTGTTGGCAAAGAATGTGAAGTATCAAGAAACGGTTACCATTGATGACCGTGCAGGAGAGTATTATCAGCTGAATCTGAAATTTGATCAACCGATTACCCTAGACAATGCGTTACTTGAATTTTACACCCAAGCGTTTCCCACGCAGAAAGAGCGGGAATATTTCAAAAATGGAACCTATGCGGACTGGAACCAATATACAGGTAGTGGTTCGGTGTATAATACTCCTTCTGGAGAACCGATGATAAAGCCGATAGCAAGGGACAATAGGCAATGGGGTTATACGTATTTAGGCCCGATTCAGCCGATTATGTCGTTTTATGGCGCAAAAAATAGGGTGTTAACGTATAACGTGCAAGGAAGCAACGTCAACTTACCGGTTAATGTGTCAGCCAATTATGACATTTTCGGTGCGAACTGGGGCCCCTGGATCGACAAACCCATTAAAAATACCAAGATTCTTGTTCTTCTTCCTCCGGAATTCCATTATGGAAATAAGACGAGTTTAGCGGACTATGCCAGTAAGAACATCGGGGAACCGACGGTAATTGCAAATTATAAAAACACCGGAAGAGAGGCTCTTCTATATTCCATTCCTGATTTTTATCCGAAAAAAGAGGGCGTGGTAAGTTCCGGTTCACTGATGTTGATGCCGACGGTTACGGCCACGCCGTATGCAAAAAACGGAATGAATACTGTGGACTATTATCTCATCTATGAAAACAATGATGTGATTAAGCCACAACTTCCGGCAATGGGCTATACGGATGTTTTGGATCTGGACGAGGATGGCGATACCCAAGAGCAATTTATGTCCCAAAGGTCGACGATTGACTATATTCCACCGTCTGAATTGCTGGTCACTAAACAGGCAGGAATTGATCCGCAGAGCTTAACTACCTTTGCTACGGTGGATATGGGCCAAGCATTCTTCTACAATATCAAAATTTTTAATAATACGTATGCTGATTGCTTTTCGGCTTCGGCATTGGATGTGTTGCCCTATATTGGAGATCATAGTATTGCTGCGGATAAAGATGGACAATATCCTGCTCGAGATTCGGAATATCCGATTCAACTTGCAGGCTTTTTGGAGGATCTCCCGGAGAATAGCGAAGCGATGAAGAAATTTGCTGTAACCTATCAACTCGCTGAACAAGGAGAAAATTTAGAGAGTGTGCGAGATGGGGAGTGGTTTACGAAAGAAGAGGTGTTGAATCAGGGAAAGATGGCCTCCGATATCAAGAGCTTTTGCCTTCAATTGAAAAAAGGAGAAAAGATTCCTGCAAGAACAGAGCTCAATGTCCTTGTACCCGCTCTCCTTCCTATGAACCCATCTCTTTCGGACGGCGCTTTAACGGTTAACACTTGTGCGCTGTCTACGGATAACATACTTTATGCGGAAGCCAACAAGGTGAACGTTACGTTTTCGACCTATCAGGTTTCCTGGATTGTCTTCGATGATAACAACGAGAATGGCCTGCGTGATAAAGACGAGAACGGTGTAGCCAATCGTACCGTCGAGCTGATAGACAAGAAAACCGGCGATGTGGCCCTTGACGAAAACGATCAACCGTATCGTGTACAGACGGATGCAAACGGCAAGTACACTTTTAAGGTCTATCGAAGAGGAGAATATTCGGTTCGCTTTATCAAGCGGAACAGTGATGTGTTTATGGACAAACAAACACAAGATAACGACGTCAAGACAATCAACGACAATGTGGGAACCACAGCAGAGAAGACCCTTAATCCCCTGATGAAGCACGCTGTTTTTAATGCCGCCATTCTTGATAAGGGAGTGGAAATTCCGGTCACCAAGTTCTGGAAGGATAGTCATGGTAAAGATATGGTCAAGCCGCCGGTTCAAGAAGTGATCGTGCAGCTGCTGCAAAATGGAGTTCCCATGCCGGGCAAAACGCTCACACTAAAAGCGGAAGAAAACTGGATGGGGAAATTCCCATCCATGGAGCGAACGGATGCAGTGGGGAAAGCCTACACCTATTCCGTTCAGGAAGTCGGCGTGAATGAAAATGACCAAATCCGCCTCAATGGAAAGCGGTTCATGGTATCGATAACGGGAACCGTCGAAGACGGATTTATCGTGACCAATACGGAAAAAACATTTAGACCGTGGAAACCTTCAGACAACAGCGAAAATGCGACCAGTTCTTCGGACGTTTCCGAACAACCGGGTTTTTCGGAAAATCCGGTTGAATCGTCTGTCTCGCCCACGAATGAAAGCGCAAAGAAAACGCATAAAGCAAAGAATAACAAGGCACCTAAAACGGGAGAAATCACACTTCTAATGGCATTATGCGGCATGGGTATCGTAAGCATCGCAGCCTATGCGACGTTGAAAAAGAGGGGCAGAGAATAG
- a CDS encoding putative ABC transporter permease, giving the protein MDYLLLLYFFVYASIGWMMEVGYNAVHSGRFINAGMLSGPWCPIYGFGACAVILFLSDIARTNKLWLFFGSMLIASAIELVTGFVLEKLLHRKWWDYSYRRLNLGGYICLEYSLLWGMCCFVLYEAVHPLLRRLIRLLPVKLAWAITAVLLLLLLVDVVNMVATLFGLNKKWKHTAKFSRDMRKVSDQIGERVYVRTRDLEEKRQELHESEAVKRIEKRREKLLDRWLAFSQKRMLNAFPYLTSENEDEKKNKEGE; this is encoded by the coding sequence ATGGACTACCTGTTGCTACTCTATTTTTTCGTCTATGCATCCATCGGGTGGATGATGGAAGTCGGTTATAATGCCGTTCATTCCGGGCGATTTATTAACGCCGGGATGCTCAGCGGTCCATGGTGTCCCATCTATGGCTTCGGAGCCTGCGCGGTCATTTTGTTTCTCTCGGATATTGCCCGTACCAATAAACTATGGCTGTTTTTCGGCTCCATGCTGATCGCCTCCGCGATCGAGCTGGTAACCGGATTTGTACTGGAGAAACTGCTGCATCGCAAATGGTGGGATTATTCCTATCGACGCCTGAATCTCGGCGGCTACATCTGTTTGGAATATTCCCTCCTCTGGGGCATGTGTTGCTTTGTGCTGTATGAGGCCGTGCATCCTCTTCTACGCCGTTTAATCCGCTTGTTGCCGGTGAAGCTCGCATGGGCCATCACGGCGGTTTTACTTCTGTTGCTTCTCGTCGATGTGGTGAACATGGTCGCCACCCTGTTTGGACTCAATAAAAAGTGGAAGCATACGGCAAAATTCAGCCGGGATATGCGAAAAGTATCCGATCAAATTGGCGAGCGCGTGTATGTGCGTACGCGGGATCTGGAAGAAAAACGCCAAGAGCTTCACGAAAGCGAAGCGGTCAAACGCATCGAAAAACGCCGCGAAAAACTTCTGGATCGCTGGCTGGCGTTCAGTCAGAAGCGGATGCTTAACGCCTTTCCCTATCTTACGTCGGAAAACGAAGACGAAAAGAAAAACAAAGAAGGAGAATAA
- the glmL gene encoding methylaspartate mutase accessory protein GlmL, whose product MHYLLVDIGSTFTKGSLVDTKECRIIGHGKAITTIETSVMQGIREMLLDLEQDAHQRGHRLVFIDGKCWDRALLCSSAAGGLKMIAVGLGRHLTAEAAARSALGAGARILKTYALELSEDDLCEIERLRPDILLLSGGTNHGNRRSLVEHARKLATLSIRFPIVIAGNTEVAEEAADILSDFDVTITDNVMPQVNVLNADPARREIRRLFMERITHAKGLDEVGATIGPVLTPTPDAVLQAARLLSLGTANRKGMGDLLLVDIGGATTDIHSVGDGKPKGAKITIDGKESELRVEGLQEPLDKRTVEGDLGMRYSAWSLYESVGKEALEALYPADYAKECAMRAKEIKWIPKTPEDFAVDRALARSCAQMALSRHVGTLRRDYEKGRYIYYLSGKDLSSFSTIIGTGGVLVHQDQPAYILRPDTHLLYPQQPKLYLDRAYILSAMGLLAGEEADVAFDLLSASLAKL is encoded by the coding sequence ATGCATTATCTCTTAGTTGATATCGGCTCTACGTTTACTAAGGGCAGCCTCGTAGATACCAAAGAATGCCGCATTATCGGCCACGGCAAAGCCATTACCACTATTGAAACCAGCGTCATGCAAGGCATTCGGGAAATGCTTTTGGATCTTGAACAAGATGCTCATCAGCGTGGGCACCGCCTTGTGTTCATAGACGGTAAGTGCTGGGATCGTGCCCTTCTTTGCTCTTCTGCGGCCGGCGGTCTGAAAATGATCGCTGTCGGTTTAGGGCGACACCTTACCGCCGAAGCGGCCGCGCGGTCCGCCTTAGGCGCCGGCGCACGCATTTTGAAAACCTACGCATTGGAACTTTCCGAAGACGATTTGTGCGAAATCGAGCGCCTGCGACCGGATATTCTGCTGCTTTCCGGCGGAACCAACCATGGCAACCGCCGAAGTCTTGTGGAGCATGCACGAAAGCTTGCCACACTTTCGATTCGCTTTCCGATCGTGATTGCCGGAAATACGGAAGTTGCGGAAGAAGCGGCTGACATTCTTTCCGATTTTGACGTGACCATCACCGATAACGTGATGCCGCAGGTGAACGTGTTGAATGCCGATCCGGCGCGTCGTGAAATTCGACGTCTTTTCATGGAGCGCATCACCCACGCCAAGGGGCTGGACGAAGTGGGCGCAACCATCGGGCCGGTATTGACCCCTACGCCAGATGCCGTTTTGCAAGCGGCACGCCTGCTTTCCCTCGGAACAGCAAACCGCAAAGGCATGGGCGATTTGCTTCTTGTGGATATCGGCGGCGCAACGACGGACATCCACTCTGTCGGCGATGGCAAGCCCAAGGGGGCGAAGATTACCATCGATGGCAAAGAAAGTGAATTACGCGTAGAAGGCTTGCAGGAGCCGCTGGACAAGCGCACCGTCGAAGGAGATCTCGGTATGCGCTATTCGGCCTGGAGTCTGTATGAAAGCGTGGGAAAAGAAGCGCTCGAAGCGCTATATCCTGCCGACTATGCCAAGGAATGCGCTATGCGGGCAAAAGAAATCAAGTGGATTCCGAAAACGCCGGAAGATTTTGCCGTGGATCGCGCGTTGGCCCGTTCCTGCGCACAGATGGCGCTCTCTCGCCACGTCGGCACACTTCGCCGCGATTATGAGAAGGGGCGCTACATCTACTATCTCAGTGGCAAAGACCTATCCTCTTTCTCCACCATCATTGGCACGGGCGGCGTCTTGGTGCATCAAGATCAGCCGGCGTATATTTTGCGTCCCGATACGCACCTGCTCTATCCGCAACAACCGAAGCTCTATCTGGATCGAGCGTACATCCTTTCGGCCATGGGGCTCCTGGCCGGTGAAGAAGCGGATGTGGCGTTTGATCTTCTGTCCGCTTCGCTCGCGAAACTCTAA
- a CDS encoding AAA family ATPase, translating to MTIRIKLFGVPHVERDGERIFFPYNKINAMIYYLAVNETITRTEIAGLLWPDEDEAIAKKNLRNAIYQAKRCIGEDFILSPKKLLLELNRSLGIVCDATQFAEDPKANLTLYEGPFLQGFYVKDSEQYDFWVTRMRGFYEEKYIAHAYQQLEKEIEEGQNEYVEKSIHTLIDMDEYDERSVRLLMRYYAKTGRTGKVIETYYNLKKLLRDELGVSPDVETRTIYEEAVNQIDVSDRHVNSHEEFFYGRFQERALLQKNLHLLPKHQAKSQLIKGEAGIGKSALLRKTLEEVGDGAVILQAYCYNAEQEYALRPFAVLIERMGEVLKRLGISLPTYWDSTMKQLFPPLESATKELFFPEVSKGLNFDLLTQIFLEGMRKIAQSHPLIIVLEDIQWLDDVSVRLLTSVMLRMEKHAIFLFTARPEISRTLDDALATLNNYHLVETICLKRFDREQSFAFIKEALKKPVSPEIMEKIYQETEGNPFFLTEYVQLLTTSETDSLMTEKMKDALRARFAYLSKPERDILDLVSFFYDEAPLSVLMNLMGRSDSDIIGLIEHLEHINILTERAHESDIGIRFTHVKLREYIYMMQPHSKCRVIHKRIAQILEDSLKVKPSLYLYSKLVYHYTSAEEPLKSIQFELEMLNYYLNFSHELFPILSIQEADAGEEAYISRERLQNMFSTLEEKFHALRANTASADLTRLEMQFYYMKGRYLIRDGAYAEGLKDMREAVGKAKTLNDKDYELEGYKQFIFYNIQTNQAEEMLSYIEGALHLAVQCNYHKEIGILLRLKGLYNIMTGHHMMAEQLLNESIQTFTVTPEVARRYAINIAAAHNYIGEIRFHEAHYEEALQEFEEAITLSHDKNALSAMSVFYINKGKALFALERYEEAEAAFSVAYPLYGKFDSFWKRPVLDAYMALIAWKEGDTDKAVTSLQQALEFSQKMNDPRAQGTAYYATYRLLKETEKKPEAARFIAICDRPKEEYLHEALLLLDPNRDHFERTYLQESEAEGNR from the coding sequence ATGACCATACGCATCAAGTTGTTCGGCGTGCCCCATGTTGAGAGGGATGGCGAACGGATCTTTTTTCCTTACAACAAAATCAATGCCATGATTTATTATTTGGCGGTCAATGAGACCATCACCCGAACCGAAATTGCTGGCTTGCTTTGGCCGGATGAGGACGAAGCGATTGCGAAGAAAAATTTACGTAATGCCATCTATCAGGCAAAACGATGCATCGGAGAAGATTTTATCCTCTCCCCGAAAAAACTGTTGCTCGAATTGAATCGCTCGCTCGGCATCGTTTGTGATGCCACGCAATTTGCCGAAGATCCGAAAGCCAATTTGACACTTTACGAGGGGCCTTTTCTGCAGGGGTTTTATGTGAAGGACTCGGAACAATACGATTTTTGGGTGACGCGTATGCGTGGGTTTTACGAAGAAAAGTACATCGCCCATGCCTATCAGCAGCTGGAAAAGGAAATTGAAGAGGGGCAAAATGAATACGTCGAAAAATCCATCCATACCTTGATCGATATGGATGAATACGACGAACGCAGTGTGCGCCTTCTTATGCGCTATTATGCCAAAACCGGGCGAACCGGCAAAGTCATTGAAACCTATTACAATCTTAAAAAACTGTTGCGCGACGAGCTTGGCGTCAGCCCCGATGTCGAAACCAGAACAATTTATGAAGAGGCGGTAAATCAGATCGACGTAAGCGATCGACACGTCAATTCGCATGAAGAATTTTTTTATGGCCGCTTTCAGGAGCGCGCATTGCTACAGAAGAATTTGCATCTTTTGCCAAAACATCAGGCGAAATCCCAGCTTATCAAAGGAGAGGCCGGCATCGGAAAGAGCGCGCTGTTGCGCAAAACCCTGGAAGAGGTGGGGGACGGCGCTGTTATTTTGCAGGCGTACTGTTATAATGCAGAGCAGGAGTACGCGCTGCGTCCCTTTGCAGTGCTCATTGAACGCATGGGTGAGGTGCTCAAGCGTCTGGGCATTTCCCTTCCCACCTATTGGGACAGCACCATGAAACAACTTTTTCCTCCTCTGGAATCCGCAACCAAGGAATTGTTTTTTCCGGAAGTCAGCAAGGGGCTCAATTTTGATTTATTGACACAAATTTTCCTGGAAGGAATGCGAAAGATTGCGCAATCCCATCCTCTCATTATTGTATTGGAAGACATTCAGTGGCTCGACGATGTGTCGGTACGTTTGCTGACCTCCGTCATGTTGCGCATGGAAAAGCATGCTATTTTCCTGTTTACGGCGCGTCCGGAGATCAGTCGGACATTAGACGATGCCTTGGCAACGCTGAACAATTATCACCTGGTAGAGACCATCTGTCTCAAGCGCTTCGATCGGGAACAATCCTTTGCGTTTATTAAGGAAGCGTTGAAAAAGCCGGTTTCGCCGGAAATTATGGAAAAAATTTATCAGGAAACGGAAGGCAATCCCTTCTTTTTGACGGAATACGTGCAGCTGTTGACGACCTCCGAAACCGATTCGTTGATGACGGAAAAGATGAAAGATGCGTTGCGCGCCCGTTTTGCGTATTTATCCAAACCGGAACGCGATATATTGGATCTGGTCAGCTTTTTCTATGACGAAGCGCCACTGTCCGTCTTGATGAATCTCATGGGACGAAGCGACTCCGATATTATCGGCTTGATTGAGCATTTGGAACATATTAATATTTTGACCGAGCGGGCGCATGAAAGTGACATCGGCATTCGCTTTACGCATGTTAAGCTGCGCGAATATATTTATATGATGCAGCCGCACTCCAAGTGTCGCGTGATTCATAAGCGTATTGCACAGATTTTGGAAGATTCCCTCAAGGTTAAGCCTTCGCTCTATCTCTATTCCAAACTGGTTTACCACTATACAAGTGCCGAGGAACCGTTGAAAAGCATCCAGTTTGAGTTGGAAATGCTCAACTACTATTTGAATTTCTCACATGAACTCTTTCCGATTTTAAGCATTCAAGAGGCGGATGCCGGCGAGGAAGCATATATTTCTCGTGAGCGCCTGCAAAACATGTTCAGTACGCTGGAAGAAAAATTTCATGCCTTGCGGGCTAATACGGCGAGCGCAGATTTGACGCGTCTGGAAATGCAGTTTTATTACATGAAGGGCCGCTATCTCATTCGGGACGGCGCCTATGCGGAAGGCCTCAAAGATATGCGCGAGGCCGTCGGTAAGGCAAAAACGCTCAACGACAAGGACTATGAACTCGAAGGGTATAAGCAGTTTATTTTCTATAACATTCAAACCAACCAGGCCGAAGAAATGCTTTCGTATATTGAAGGCGCACTGCATTTGGCAGTGCAGTGCAACTATCACAAGGAAATTGGCATTTTGCTGCGCCTAAAGGGACTCTACAATATCATGACAGGTCACCACATGATGGCGGAGCAGCTGCTGAATGAATCCATTCAAACCTTTACGGTTACACCCGAAGTCGCCCGGCGCTATGCTATCAACATCGCAGCGGCACACAATTATATCGGTGAAATTCGCTTTCACGAGGCGCACTACGAAGAGGCGTTGCAGGAATTTGAAGAGGCCATCACGCTTTCGCACGATAAAAACGCCCTTTCCGCCATGTCTGTCTTCTACATCAATAAAGGGAAGGCTCTATTCGCGCTGGAGCGCTACGAAGAGGCCGAAGCCGCGTTTTCCGTTGCCTATCCGCTGTATGGCAAATTCGATTCCTTCTGGAAACGCCCGGTGCTGGATGCCTACATGGCCTTGATTGCCTGGAAGGAAGGCGACACGGATAAGGCGGTAACGTCCTTGCAACAGGCGCTCGAATTTTCACAAAAGATGAATGATCCGCGCGCACAAGGCACGGCCTACTATGCGACGTATCGTTTGTTGAAAGAAACCGAAAAGAAGCCCGAGGCCGCTCGCTTCATTGCGATTTGCGACCGCCCAAAAGAAGAGTATCTGCATGAGGCGTTGTTGCTGCTGGATCCGAATCGGGATCATTTTGAACGCACCTATTTACAGGAAAGTGAAGCGGAAGGGAACCGATAA